Genomic segment of Prochlorothrix hollandica PCC 9006 = CALU 1027:
AAATTACCCCAGAAACCGGGGATCTGGGCCGCAAGAGACTAGAGAGTGGGGGGCAAAAAACTAGCCCGTCCTACCCTCAAGCCTGGTGGAAGAAATCAAAATGGTCGATCGCCTACAGAATCCCCAAAACAACTGATTTAGGATTACTGTAACGCCTAAGTAGGTCAGGATAATGAACCCGAGGTAAAAATGACGGCAGAGTGAGGGTTACAGCCGTTTTCAACCCTGTTTATTTTCCCCCGCCTACTTACTTTCTCTCAGGAAGAAAACTTACCGAGAGGTTAGAATAAGCGCATCTGCAATATTTCTGTCTTATACTCACCCATCTAAGATCTATGACTGACTTCTTAAACACTGGTTATAATATTGAACTAGTCATTATTTCGATTTTAATTGCTGTTCTAGCCTCTTACACCGCCATAGATATGGCTGGGCGAGTGACTGCAACCCAAGGTCGTAGCCAAATTGCTTGGCTGGCCAGTGGAGCCGCTGCCATGGGCACTGGCATCTGGTCGATGCACTTTATTGGCATGTTGGCGTTCCGGTTGCCTGTGCTGGTGTATTACGACTTCCTGATGGTTATTATTTCCGTTTTACCCGCCATCATCGCCTCAGGCTTAGCTCTATTTTTAGTCAGTCGATCGACACTAGGATGGTTCAAACTGTTGCGGGGAAGCCTCTTGATGGGGTTTGGAATTACGTCAATGCACTACATTGGCATGGCTGCAATGCATACATCAGCAGTCATGCACTATGATGCTCGACTTGTTATCCTTTCTATGATTATTGCGATCGCAGTCTCCTATGTGGGACTATTTTTAGTGTTCAAATTGCGAGAGGAAACAACGTCAAATCAAATCTGGAAAAAGCTACCGGCTGCCATCATTATGGGATCAGCAATTCCAACCATGCATTATACCGGCATGGCAGCGGCTGGTTTCATGCCCATGCCCAATATGTTACGAGGGTCCACCTTACAACCTCCTGAAAACATAGTTACCTTGACGGGTGCTGTGGTAATCGGCACTCTGCTTATTTTAGGGCTAGCGCTACTGACTGCCTTTTTCGACCGTCGTATGGCTGCTCAGATCATCTATGCCCAGGCCATCCAAGAGAGCCAAACGTACCTCAAAACCATCCTAGAGGGGATTCAGGTTGGAGTGTTGGTAATTGATGGAGAGTCTCAAATTCGATCATCCAATCGGGCTATTCTTGATCTGTTGAATGTCTCAACGGAATCACAATTACAACACCTGTGGGATAAAGCAGTAGCCACTCATCTGGATTCATCAGAGTTTAACCCTTCATCTGATGGTTCCTCTGGCGGTTCGTCTGGCAGTTCCTCTGACAGTGCCTCTGACTATTCAGAGAATTGGCTTCTCTATACAATCCAACCCCTATTGCAAAAGATTATTGCAAAACAGCTTATACAGAATACTATTGTTTATGTTGAAACCTCACCACATCAAGCTCCAACTGCACTACTGGTGAATGCTGTTCCTTTGCAGCTAGCCAACACATCTCCCACCCAAATGGTATGTACATTTAGTGAGATTACTGGGCTGAAGAAAACCGAAAAACGCCTTAAGGAATCCGAAGCTAAGTTCAGAGGTTTAGCAACCCAAGAAGAACTCCTGAATCATCTCTCAAACCAAATTCGGCAATCTCTGAATCTGCCTACAATTCTGCAAACCGCCGTCTCTGAAGTCCGTGAACTATTTGAGACCGATCGGGCATTAATCTATCAGTTCGATCCCAACTGGCACGGACAGGTGGTGCTGGAAGATGTGGCAGAACCCTGGCTTCCTACCATTGGAGAAGCGGCAGATGATTGTTTTCCAGAGGAGTATCTGAAACGCTACCGAAATGGCGGCATCAGGGCAATGAACAATATTCTTGAAGCGGGTCTAAACCCTGAGCATCTCCAATTCCTAGAACGGTTGCGGGTACAGGCTAATTTGATTGTGCCAATTATCGTCAGCGGTCAACTGTGGGGTCTGCTGATTGTGCATCAATGTAGTGGACCCAGAGTCTGGAAAGAGGAGGAATGCAATCTATTGAATCGCCTAGGTGGTCAATTAGGCATTGCCATTCAGCAATCAGACCTCTATACCAAAGCCGAGCAAAACGCAATGCAAGCCCAAGCCCAAGCGCAGCAATTGCGTGAATCCGAAGCTCAACTCAAGCAGCAAGCTCAAGCCCTACAACAAACTCTCCAGGAGCTACAAAAACTCCAACTCCAGCTTGTCCAGAGTGAAAAAATGTCCAGCCTGGGACAACTGGTAGCGGGTGTTGCCCATGAAATCAATAATCCCGTCAACTTTATTCACGGCAACCTGGCGCATGTTCGGGAGTATGCCCAGTATTTATTGAACCATGTGGAACTGTACCAGAAGCATTACCCAAATCCTGCGCAGGAAATTCAAGAGGCAGCAGAAGAGATTGAGCTAGAGTTTTTGCAGGAGGACTTGACTAAAATACTCAATTCCATGAAAGTCGGTACCGATCGCATTCGTCAAATTGTCCTATCGCTGCGTAAGTTTTCCCGTATGGATGAAGCTGACTTTAAGGCGGTCGATATCCATGAGGGCATTGATAGCACCTTAATGATTCTGCAATGCCAGCTAAAACCCCGCCCTGAACATTCTGAGATCGAGGTGATTCGAGACTATGCCGAGTTGCCGTTGGTGGAGTGCTACCCTGGACAACTCAACCAGGTACTGATGAATATTCTGACCAATGCCATTGATGCTTTAAAAGATGCTAATGAAAAAAATGCCAATGAAAAAAATGCCAATCAAAACCCAACCCCTCAGGACATCAAGAAGAATTCCCCACCACAGATTACGATTCGCACGGCCCTGATCGATGATCAGTGGGTGAAAATTACGATCGCTGACAATGGACCTGGGATCCCTGAAACAGTGAAGGAACAGATCTTTAACCCCTTTTTCACGACAAAACCGATCGGCAAGGGAACGGGGATGGGTCTATCTATCAGCTACCAAATTATTATCAAAAAACATGGCGGTAAACTGGATTGCTTCTCCAGCCCCCATCAAGGAACAGAATTTGTAATCCAGATTCCTATCCAACAACAGATGGCCTCAGGGATCGGGAACTAGGGTGAGGGCGTGGGCCACCACCTCCGGGCCGGCGCGGGATTTACAGCAGGGAGTTCACATCTAAGACAAAAAAAGTTTTCTCTTCCGGGTTGGCGGCATCGTGCCAGCGAGCGATGTGGCTGGCCAGGGCAAGGGTGTCGGCTTTGCGGTAGGAGGTGGGTAGCAGGCGCACCCGATCGCGGGGCACATCAACCAGCGCAGGCGTATCCATGACCGGAATTCCCAACAGTTCCCCTGTGGCCAAAGCTGTGAGCACCAGATAGCCCGGAGTTTGGGTGGGGTTGAAAGGGCGATGAAAGAGATGCTGGTGTAAGTCAATGACGGTGTAGGGGCGATCGTCCAGGGTCATCACCCCCCAGGCAGACTGACCACTGCCTTGAATCGTGCCGAGATTGACCACCTTGGCCACGGCGGCGATCGGGAGAGCTAGGGTCAAATGACCAATGTCAAAGGTGACAAACCGGATTGGTGGCGCAGTCGGGTTCTTTGATACAGGGGCAACGGAAACGCTAAGGGGTGACTGCATAGGGGTGACCGCATAGGGGGGACTGCATAGAACTATAGGAGAAACAAGGCACAATGGGAGATCTTGAGAGACCTTGAGAGACCTTGAGAGACCCTGAGAGACCTTGAGGGATTCCTAGGGACAATGAAGACCGGAAAAACTATTCTTAAGACCCTTAATCAGTATAATTCAACTAATTTTCCTTTGGGTAGTGTGCGCCCGGAGGGCGAACCACACGACCACGCGACCCGTTTCGGACTGCTGTAGTATGACACCGACTCAGTTTTGTCTGTCAATCAGGTCATAACCTTGCCATAACCTTGGCCAACTATAATCCACTCAACGATCGCACAACTATAAAGTATGGCAGTCCTAGATGGCAGTCCTAGATGGCAGTCCTAGATGATGTACAAATCTGGTTTCTTGCCAAGATTGGAGTTCAGACGCTTCAGCCCTCATCACTGATTTAGGATTGCTATCTAGGCAAATAAAGGTCTCATAGACCTGGTTGATTGACAGATCTCCTGAAACCCTTGACATCTCGGTGCGAGTTTGCATTGCTTCAGAGAGTTGTGTCCGTCAGTCAGGAACAAGGGGCTTAAGCCCCTTGTCTAGATTCAGCCCCTTGTCTAGATTCAGCCCCTTGTCTAGCTAACCGTTGGTAAAGTAACCCCCGTTGGGCAAGAACGGACCCCAAGCCCAACGCCTGGTCCCGTTCAAGCCAAAATTCAGTGTCTTCCCCATTTTCTTGGGGTATATCTCGGCATCTCCAGTGGCTCAGATTGGCAGCAAACACACCAGTGAATCCCAGTCAACGATTGGATGATCTGGTTCCAACATTGGGTTCCAACATTGGGTTCCAACATTGGGTTCCAACATTGGGTTCCAACTCCGTCTCGGTCTGTTGCTGTTAGCCCAACTTTTAGAGACTGTCTGTGAGGACGAGAGCTTCACGGTAACCTTGGGGGGCTAACCTCCCCTCCCTATTCAGTATGGCTCTACCCCTTCTTTCCTCTCCAGTAGTGATACTTGAGAGTTTCAAGTAAGTAATGAGAGTCGCCAGTTGCGTAGCAAGTCAATACTGCCATTGACGTGAAACTTCGCAAATAATGCCATGGTCAGTTCGACCATTTCCTCAC
This window contains:
- a CDS encoding MHYT domain-containing protein — its product is MTDFLNTGYNIELVIISILIAVLASYTAIDMAGRVTATQGRSQIAWLASGAAAMGTGIWSMHFIGMLAFRLPVLVYYDFLMVIISVLPAIIASGLALFLVSRSTLGWFKLLRGSLLMGFGITSMHYIGMAAMHTSAVMHYDARLVILSMIIAIAVSYVGLFLVFKLREETTSNQIWKKLPAAIIMGSAIPTMHYTGMAAAGFMPMPNMLRGSTLQPPENIVTLTGAVVIGTLLILGLALLTAFFDRRMAAQIIYAQAIQESQTYLKTILEGIQVGVLVIDGESQIRSSNRAILDLLNVSTESQLQHLWDKAVATHLDSSEFNPSSDGSSGGSSGSSSDSASDYSENWLLYTIQPLLQKIIAKQLIQNTIVYVETSPHQAPTALLVNAVPLQLANTSPTQMVCTFSEITGLKKTEKRLKESEAKFRGLATQEELLNHLSNQIRQSLNLPTILQTAVSEVRELFETDRALIYQFDPNWHGQVVLEDVAEPWLPTIGEAADDCFPEEYLKRYRNGGIRAMNNILEAGLNPEHLQFLERLRVQANLIVPIIVSGQLWGLLIVHQCSGPRVWKEEECNLLNRLGGQLGIAIQQSDLYTKAEQNAMQAQAQAQQLRESEAQLKQQAQALQQTLQELQKLQLQLVQSEKMSSLGQLVAGVAHEINNPVNFIHGNLAHVREYAQYLLNHVELYQKHYPNPAQEIQEAAEEIELEFLQEDLTKILNSMKVGTDRIRQIVLSLRKFSRMDEADFKAVDIHEGIDSTLMILQCQLKPRPEHSEIEVIRDYAELPLVECYPGQLNQVLMNILTNAIDALKDANEKNANEKNANQNPTPQDIKKNSPPQITIRTALIDDQWVKITIADNGPGIPETVKEQIFNPFFTTKPIGKGTGMGLSISYQIIIKKHGGKLDCFSSPHQGTEFVIQIPIQQQMASGIGN
- a CDS encoding chemotaxis protein CheW translates to MQSPLSVSVAPVSKNPTAPPIRFVTFDIGHLTLALPIAAVAKVVNLGTIQGSGQSAWGVMTLDDRPYTVIDLHQHLFHRPFNPTQTPGYLVLTALATGELLGIPVMDTPALVDVPRDRVRLLPTSYRKADTLALASHIARWHDAANPEEKTFFVLDVNSLL